Proteins from a genomic interval of Agromyces sp. Leaf222:
- a CDS encoding inositol-3-phosphate synthase, protein MEHHANHDPAASQPAVGAAWTRGRVGLWLIGARGSVATTVAVGVHALAAGIAPPTGCTTAGPGFAEVPLPGFDEIVIGGHDVSTVPLGQRAEQLAASGMIPSAIVAAVRDELDRTDAEIRPAIAPDEHGGTQRDVVSRLAADIIAFRDRNGLAHVTVVDVSSTEPLPADRPEFHDPALLAAALADPERAVLPPSSLAALAAVEAGASFAGFTPSAGLGLPALRAIAQSRIAFAGQDGKTGETLLRTVLAPMFVDRGMQVLSWAGANLLGGGDGQTLADPEAVRSKLASKTRGLHSLVGDHVVAPLHIDNVPDLGDVKTAWDHVHAEGFLSSRITLQTTWTAYDSMLAAPLVIDLARLLSLAGAAGVRGVVPALGSFFKDPWGSDVHAFADQSAALRSWASDLGEQVTGADAASAVEDAAGAGAAAAPTAEPVPIGGVR, encoded by the coding sequence GTGGAGCACCACGCCAATCACGACCCCGCCGCCTCGCAGCCCGCCGTCGGGGCCGCCTGGACCAGGGGGCGTGTCGGCCTCTGGCTGATCGGCGCGCGCGGCTCGGTCGCGACCACCGTCGCGGTCGGCGTGCACGCCCTCGCCGCGGGCATCGCGCCGCCGACCGGCTGCACCACGGCCGGCCCGGGGTTCGCCGAGGTGCCGCTGCCCGGCTTCGACGAGATCGTGATCGGCGGGCACGACGTCAGCACCGTGCCGCTGGGGCAGCGAGCCGAGCAGCTCGCCGCGTCGGGCATGATCCCCAGCGCGATCGTCGCGGCCGTGCGCGACGAGCTCGACCGCACCGACGCCGAGATCCGACCCGCCATTGCCCCCGACGAGCACGGCGGCACTCAGCGCGACGTGGTCTCCCGGCTCGCGGCCGACATCATCGCATTCCGCGACCGGAACGGGCTCGCCCATGTCACCGTCGTCGACGTCTCGTCGACCGAGCCGCTGCCGGCCGACCGACCGGAGTTCCACGACCCCGCCCTGCTGGCCGCTGCGCTCGCCGACCCCGAGCGCGCCGTGCTGCCGCCCAGCTCACTCGCCGCGCTCGCGGCGGTCGAGGCCGGCGCCTCGTTCGCCGGCTTCACCCCGTCGGCCGGACTCGGGCTGCCCGCCCTGCGTGCGATCGCCCAGTCCCGCATCGCATTCGCCGGGCAGGACGGCAAGACCGGCGAGACCCTGCTGCGCACCGTGCTCGCGCCGATGTTCGTCGACCGCGGCATGCAGGTGCTCTCGTGGGCCGGCGCGAACCTGCTCGGCGGCGGCGACGGCCAGACCCTCGCCGACCCCGAGGCCGTGCGCAGCAAGCTCGCGTCGAAGACCCGCGGGCTGCACAGCCTCGTCGGCGACCACGTCGTCGCGCCGCTGCACATCGACAACGTGCCCGACCTCGGCGACGTGAAGACCGCGTGGGATCACGTGCACGCCGAGGGCTTCCTCTCGAGCCGCATCACGCTGCAGACCACGTGGACCGCGTACGACTCGATGCTCGCGGCCCCGCTCGTGATCGACCTCGCTCGACTGCTGTCGCTGGCCGGCGCCGCCGGGGTGCGCGGCGTCGTGCCCGCGCTCGGGAGCTTCTTCAAGGATCCGTGGGGCAGCGACGTGCACGCCTTCGCCGACCAGTCGGCCGCGCTCAGGTCATGGGCGTCCGACCTCGGCGAGCAGGTCACGGGCGCGGATGCCGCGAGCGCCGTCGAGGACGCCGCAGGCGCCGGAGCCGCTGCGGCGCCGACGGCCGAGCCCGTGCCGATCGGCGGGGTGCGGTGA
- a CDS encoding TatD family hydrolase, whose protein sequence is MRIFDPHIHMSSRTTTDYRQMYAAGVRALVEPSFWLGQPRTSVGSFTDYFDALIGWERFRAAQYGIRHHATIGLNPKEANDPRCREVLDVLPRYLAKDGVVAVGETGYDSMTQEEDEVFARHLELALRHGLPALVHTPHRDKAAGTRRTLDVVRESGLAPGMVVVDHLNETTVADVADSGCWMGFSIYPDTKMDEHRFVAILKEYGTERMLANSAADWGHSDPLKTLATANAMLDAGFTADDVDLVLWRNPVAFYGQSGRLNLDPVPGFEEATDAAAPAPSATAPSTPVPSAPVSSTPVSSTFEGNSVLRGVPA, encoded by the coding sequence ATGCGCATCTTCGACCCGCACATCCACATGAGCTCGCGCACCACGACCGACTACCGGCAGATGTACGCCGCCGGGGTGCGCGCCCTCGTCGAGCCGTCGTTCTGGCTCGGGCAGCCGCGCACCAGCGTGGGCAGCTTCACCGACTACTTCGACGCGCTCATCGGGTGGGAGCGGTTCCGCGCCGCGCAGTACGGCATCCGCCACCACGCCACCATCGGCCTGAACCCGAAGGAGGCGAACGACCCGCGCTGCCGCGAGGTGCTCGACGTGCTGCCCCGCTACCTCGCCAAGGACGGCGTCGTCGCCGTCGGCGAGACCGGTTACGACTCGATGACGCAAGAGGAGGACGAGGTCTTCGCCCGGCACCTCGAGCTCGCGCTCCGGCACGGCCTGCCCGCGCTCGTGCACACCCCGCACCGCGACAAGGCCGCCGGCACGCGCCGCACGCTCGACGTCGTGCGCGAGTCGGGCCTCGCACCCGGCATGGTCGTCGTCGACCACCTGAACGAGACGACGGTGGCGGATGTCGCCGACAGCGGCTGCTGGATGGGCTTCTCGATCTACCCAGACACGAAGATGGACGAGCACCGGTTCGTCGCGATCCTGAAGGAGTACGGCACCGAGCGGATGCTGGCCAACAGCGCCGCCGACTGGGGCCACTCCGACCCGCTGAAGACCCTCGCGACCGCGAACGCCATGCTCGACGCCGGGTTCACCGCCGACGACGTCGACCTCGTGCTCTGGCGCAACCCGGTCGCGTTCTACGGGCAGAGCGGTCGGCTGAACCTCGATCCGGTGCCCGGGTTCGAGGAGGCGACGGATGCCGCGGCGCCGGCGCCATCGGCCACGGCGCCGTCCACCCCGGTGCCGTCGGCCCCCGTGTCGTCGACCCCCGTGTCGTCGACCTTCGAGGGCAACTCCGTGCTGCGGGGGGTGCCGGCCTGA
- a CDS encoding alkaline phosphatase family protein, which yields MTRVLLLDVVGLTARALSQMPRLRALAAGGATARLGTVLPAVTCSVQSTMLTGLAPAQHGIVGNGWYHRDIGEVNLWRQHNALVEGEKVWETARRRSPGFTTANVCWWYAMGATTDLTVTPRPVYHADGRKSPDAYTRPPALHDRLVGEHGEFPLFHYWGPTASIASTRWIVESTRSILREEASDLVMAYLPHLDYDLQRFGPDSPEADRAAAELDAVLAPLLDDAVAAGATVIAVAEYGIAPADQPVDVNRALRRAGLLEVHEQQGRELLDPTTSRAFAVTDHQVAHVYVHDPADVPRVRDLLRGLDGVDEVLDREAQARYGLDHARSGELVVVARPGAWFTYYYWLDDDRAPEFARGVDIHRKPGYDPAELFFDPADPRAKLRAGLGLVRKKLGFRYAMNVVPLDPTHVRGTHGRLPESDADTPLLISSDAALPFWDTAAELVPAARVRDLVLEAARVPEPAATP from the coding sequence GTGACCCGGGTGCTGCTGCTCGACGTCGTCGGGCTCACCGCCCGCGCCCTGTCGCAGATGCCGCGCCTGCGGGCGCTCGCAGCCGGCGGCGCGACCGCCCGACTCGGCACCGTGCTGCCCGCCGTCACCTGCAGCGTGCAGTCGACCATGCTCACGGGGCTCGCTCCGGCGCAGCACGGCATCGTCGGCAACGGCTGGTACCACCGCGACATCGGCGAGGTGAACCTCTGGCGCCAGCACAACGCGCTCGTCGAGGGCGAGAAGGTGTGGGAGACCGCCCGCCGCCGCTCGCCCGGCTTCACGACGGCGAACGTGTGCTGGTGGTACGCGATGGGCGCGACGACCGACCTGACGGTCACGCCCCGGCCGGTGTACCACGCCGACGGGCGCAAGTCCCCCGACGCCTACACGCGGCCGCCCGCCCTGCACGACCGGCTCGTGGGAGAGCACGGCGAGTTCCCCCTCTTCCACTACTGGGGGCCGACCGCGTCGATCGCCTCGACGCGGTGGATCGTCGAGTCCACCCGGTCGATCCTGCGCGAGGAGGCGTCCGACCTCGTGATGGCGTACCTGCCGCACCTCGACTACGACCTGCAGCGCTTCGGACCCGACTCGCCCGAGGCCGACCGCGCGGCCGCCGAGCTCGATGCCGTGCTCGCGCCACTGCTCGACGACGCCGTCGCCGCGGGCGCGACCGTCATCGCCGTCGCGGAGTACGGCATCGCCCCCGCCGACCAGCCCGTCGACGTGAACCGGGCCCTGCGTCGCGCCGGACTGCTCGAGGTGCACGAGCAGCAGGGACGCGAGCTGCTCGACCCGACGACCTCTCGCGCGTTCGCCGTCACCGACCACCAGGTCGCCCACGTCTACGTGCACGACCCCGCCGACGTGCCGCGCGTGCGCGACCTGCTGCGCGGGCTCGACGGCGTCGACGAAGTGCTCGATCGTGAGGCGCAGGCCAGGTACGGACTCGACCACGCCCGCTCGGGCGAGCTCGTCGTCGTCGCCCGCCCCGGCGCCTGGTTCACCTACTACTACTGGCTCGACGACGACCGGGCCCCCGAGTTCGCGCGCGGCGTCGACATCCACCGCAAGCCCGGGTACGACCCCGCCGAGCTGTTCTTCGACCCGGCGGACCCTCGGGCGAAGCTCCGCGCCGGCCTCGGCCTCGTGCGCAAGAAGCTCGGCTTCCGTTACGCGATGAACGTCGTGCCGCTCGACCCGACCCACGTGCGCGGCACCCACGGGCGCCTGCCCGAATCCGACGCGGACACGCCGCTCCTCATCAGCTCGGATGCCGCGCTGCCCTTCTGGGACACGGCCGCCGAGCTGGTGCCCGCCGCCCGCGTGCGCGACCTCGTGCTCGAGGCCGCGCGCGTGCCGGAGCCGGCGGCGACGCCGTGA
- a CDS encoding sugar phosphate isomerase/epimerase yields the protein MSVALAGGPSVREGLADARFTVGYGTNGFTDHPLDDVVTVLDSLGYRGLALTLGHPHLDPFANDADHVAARLRRRLDDLGWHVVVETGTRYLLDPFRKHRPNLLDDDASLRELFLRRAIDLGGILGADCVSLWSGVLPDGVEAADAADRLRTRLDGLVGRAVDAGVPLAFEPEPGMLVETVADALALRADLGDPEALGLTVDLGHCVVVEPAGVVGALRAAGPLLRNVQVDDMLPAAHEHLELGHGALDLAAALRTLDELDYRGLAAIELPRHAHDAPGVAARSMSALRTAWEAR from the coding sequence GTGAGCGTGGCGCTGGCCGGGGGACCCAGCGTGCGCGAGGGCCTGGCCGACGCCCGGTTCACGGTCGGCTACGGCACGAACGGCTTCACGGATCATCCGCTCGACGACGTCGTCACCGTGCTCGACTCGCTCGGGTACCGCGGACTCGCGCTCACGCTCGGGCACCCGCACCTCGACCCGTTCGCGAATGACGCCGATCACGTCGCGGCCCGGCTGCGCCGTCGGCTCGACGACCTCGGCTGGCACGTCGTCGTCGAGACGGGCACGCGGTACCTGCTCGACCCGTTCCGCAAGCACCGGCCGAACCTGCTCGACGACGACGCGAGCCTGCGCGAGCTGTTCCTGCGGCGGGCGATCGACCTCGGCGGCATCCTCGGCGCCGACTGCGTGTCGCTCTGGTCGGGCGTCCTGCCCGATGGCGTCGAGGCCGCCGACGCCGCCGACCGGCTCCGCACCCGCCTCGACGGCCTCGTCGGCCGTGCGGTCGACGCGGGCGTTCCGCTCGCGTTCGAGCCGGAGCCCGGCATGCTCGTCGAGACGGTCGCCGACGCGCTCGCGCTGCGTGCCGACCTCGGCGACCCCGAGGCACTCGGCCTGACCGTCGACCTCGGCCACTGCGTCGTGGTGGAGCCCGCCGGAGTCGTCGGCGCACTGCGAGCCGCCGGCCCGCTGCTGCGGAACGTGCAGGTCGACGACATGCTGCCGGCCGCGCACGAGCACCTCGAGCTCGGGCACGGCGCGCTCGACCTCGCTGCGGCGCTGCGCACCCTCGACGAGCTCGACTACCGCGGGCTCGCCGCGATCGAGCTGCCGCGCCATGCGCACGACGCCCCCGGCGTCGCCGCCCGATCGATGTCCGCACTCCGAACCGCCTGGGAGGCACGATGA
- a CDS encoding EboA domain-containing protein, whose protein sequence is MNHLWTEEAVRLIAADPDRIAELFPAAGREVGRAPLAPDTDPLGLTAGTTDDVAREALVGALLRALPPEEAAAELADLYRYGDDAEQRGVLRGLGAAEASGSLAASADPTNPDEPAAADPVVATGLRLVADALRTNDPRLVAAALGPFAAARLDQHAWRHGVLKALFMGIPLDAVAGLDDRADAELARMAAGLIAERRAASRTITDDMTRLAAGHETPSTTDPTED, encoded by the coding sequence ATGAACCACCTGTGGACCGAGGAGGCCGTGCGGCTGATCGCCGCCGACCCCGACCGCATCGCGGAGCTGTTCCCCGCCGCCGGCCGTGAGGTCGGCCGGGCGCCGCTCGCGCCCGACACCGACCCGCTCGGCCTCACGGCGGGAACCACCGACGACGTGGCGCGCGAGGCGCTCGTCGGCGCCCTGCTCCGCGCGTTGCCGCCCGAGGAGGCGGCGGCCGAACTCGCCGACCTGTACCGCTACGGCGACGACGCCGAGCAGCGCGGCGTGCTGCGCGGGCTCGGGGCGGCCGAGGCATCCGGGTCGCTCGCGGCATCCGCAGACCCGACGAACCCCGACGAACCCGCGGCCGCCGACCCCGTCGTCGCGACCGGCCTGCGCCTGGTCGCCGACGCGCTGCGCACGAACGACCCGCGCCTCGTCGCGGCCGCGCTCGGCCCCTTCGCCGCCGCCCGGCTCGACCAGCACGCGTGGCGGCACGGGGTGCTGAAGGCGCTGTTCATGGGCATCCCGCTCGACGCGGTGGCCGGTCTCGACGACCGCGCCGACGCCGAGCTGGCCCGGATGGCCGCCGGCCTGATCGCCGAGCGCCGCGCGGCATCCCGCACCATCACCGACGACATGACCCGGCTCGCCGCCGGGCACGAGACCCCGAGCACCACCGACCCTACGGAGGACTGA
- the eboE gene encoding metabolite traffic protein EboE, with protein MELSYCTNVHPAEDLDGVLDQLTRYAGPARRAAGLDRLGVGLWLPAPLAHRLAEDPGARERLRAGLEAEGLEVRTINAFPFTAFHAEVVKLDVYRPDWTDPRRADYTLDCARVLADLLHDGAVGSISTLPLGWRFPWTPAEDDAATAALDRVSTGLRELRDRTGRTIRLAIEPEPGCVLDTVDDIVEWLSPRLGPGRLDPEFIGICLDTCHLAASFADPAETVRRVGRAGIRIPKVQASAALHIADPSEPAAREALAAFAEPRYLHQTRALAPDGVVLRADDLPDALDEVAGLRTDGPWRVHFHVPLHLEPEAPLSSTTDVLRRAVAAVRELPDGDSAHLDVETYTWTVLPGGAGDLVEGIAAELRWAAGELLGDPAGAAPGAARPAAASGAVGVAS; from the coding sequence ATGGAGCTCTCGTACTGCACCAACGTGCACCCGGCCGAGGACCTCGACGGCGTGCTCGACCAGCTCACCCGGTACGCCGGCCCTGCGCGTCGTGCCGCGGGCCTCGACCGGCTCGGCGTCGGCCTCTGGCTGCCGGCGCCGCTCGCGCATCGGCTCGCCGAAGACCCCGGCGCACGCGAACGCCTGCGCGCCGGGCTCGAGGCCGAAGGGCTCGAGGTGCGCACGATCAACGCGTTCCCGTTCACGGCGTTCCACGCCGAGGTCGTGAAGCTCGACGTCTACCGGCCCGACTGGACCGACCCGAGGCGCGCCGACTACACCCTCGACTGCGCGCGCGTGCTCGCCGACCTCCTGCACGATGGCGCGGTCGGCAGCATCTCGACGCTGCCGCTCGGCTGGCGATTCCCGTGGACCCCCGCCGAGGACGACGCCGCGACGGCGGCGCTCGACCGCGTCTCGACCGGATTGCGCGAGCTTCGAGACCGCACGGGCCGCACCATCCGGCTCGCGATCGAGCCCGAGCCGGGCTGCGTGCTCGACACCGTCGACGACATCGTCGAGTGGCTCTCGCCCCGGCTCGGTCCTGGCCGCCTCGACCCGGAGTTCATCGGCATCTGCCTGGACACCTGCCACCTCGCCGCCTCGTTCGCCGACCCGGCCGAGACCGTGCGCAGGGTCGGGCGCGCCGGCATCCGGATCCCGAAGGTGCAGGCCTCGGCGGCCCTGCACATCGCGGACCCGTCGGAACCGGCCGCCCGCGAGGCGCTCGCGGCGTTCGCCGAGCCGCGCTACCTGCACCAGACGCGCGCGCTCGCACCCGACGGCGTCGTGCTGCGCGCCGACGACCTGCCCGACGCGCTCGACGAGGTTGCGGGGCTCCGCACCGACGGCCCGTGGCGCGTGCACTTCCACGTGCCGCTGCACCTCGAGCCCGAGGCGCCGCTGTCGTCGACGACCGACGTGCTGCGGCGCGCCGTGGCCGCCGTGCGCGAGCTCCCCGATGGCGACAGCGCCCACCTCGACGTCGAGACCTACACGTGGACCGTGCTCCCGGGCGGCGCCGGCGACCTCGTCGAGGGCATCGCCGCCGAGCTGCGGTGGGCCGCCGGCGAGCTGCTCGGCGACCCGGCGGGAGCGGCTCCCGGCGCGGCGCGCCCGGCCGCGGCATCCGGCGCCGTGGGGGTGGCCTCGTGA
- a CDS encoding SCO3242 family prenyltransferase, protein MTTAADVLELVRAPAALTVLGDTAVGAQAAAGGFSRRGWLLPVASVAIYSGGMALNDWADRDVDAAERPERPIPSGRVSPRRALAIAAGLGAIGLALAAAGGGRRGLAVAAPLVASVVAYDVIAKPTAAGPLAMAACRGLDVLLGAGGSSRALPAALAVAVHTLGVTALSRGEVHGGTAADTGLALVATGAAAAAVDSAANGLGTPAARIAGAAGSAAYLAAALPGQLAAVEDPSAARVRDATRAGIGSVVPLQAALVARGGGLVVAAGLMAVHAAIRLRGRRKVRNGGNGQGDIT, encoded by the coding sequence GTGACGACGGCCGCCGACGTCCTCGAGCTCGTGCGCGCCCCTGCGGCGCTCACCGTGCTCGGCGACACCGCGGTCGGCGCCCAAGCCGCCGCCGGCGGCTTCTCCCGACGCGGCTGGCTGCTGCCGGTCGCCTCGGTCGCGATCTACAGCGGCGGCATGGCCCTGAACGACTGGGCCGACCGCGACGTCGATGCGGCCGAGCGGCCGGAGCGGCCGATCCCGTCCGGGCGGGTCAGCCCACGGCGAGCGCTCGCCATCGCCGCGGGCCTCGGTGCGATCGGGCTGGCGCTGGCCGCGGCCGGCGGGGGTCGGCGCGGGCTGGCCGTCGCGGCGCCGCTCGTGGCATCCGTCGTCGCCTACGACGTGATCGCGAAGCCGACGGCGGCGGGCCCGCTCGCGATGGCGGCCTGCCGCGGTCTCGACGTGCTGCTCGGCGCCGGCGGATCGTCGCGCGCCCTGCCCGCCGCGCTCGCCGTCGCCGTGCACACGCTCGGCGTCACCGCGCTCTCCCGCGGCGAGGTGCACGGCGGCACGGCGGCCGACACGGGTCTCGCCCTCGTCGCGACCGGAGCCGCGGCCGCCGCCGTCGACTCCGCCGCGAACGGCCTGGGCACGCCTGCCGCCCGGATCGCCGGCGCCGCGGGCTCGGCGGCCTACCTCGCCGCCGCCCTGCCCGGGCAGCTCGCCGCCGTCGAGGACCCGAGCGCGGCGCGGGTGCGCGACGCCACCCGTGCGGGCATCGGGTCGGTCGTGCCGCTGCAGGCCGCCCTCGTCGCCCGCGGCGGCGGCCTCGTGGTCGCGGCGGGCCTGATGGCCGTTCATGCGGCGATCCGCCTCCGCGGGCGGCGGAAGGTCCGCAACGGCGGCAACGGCCAGGGAGACATCACGTGA
- a CDS encoding polyprenyl synthetase family protein yields MLTAQVAAATVEHDLGARIDDALGDHADLAAGHWADVGRRTASAGPEMADLVATSASADGGKYLRPRLVAAAYLAHGGTDLALLRHVAGAVQLIHLGLCAHDDVVDGDRVRHGRPNVVGHAEANARSTGLDGPASTRQGEASGILSGDLALNAAVLALVTAPAPEPVRLRLAATALDAIEQAIAGELLDVRSEMLPPELSRPLDVARLKTASYSVTLPLQVGAIAAGADDVPTTSAIERVGTALGIAYQLGDDDLGLFGAPETTGKSVLSDLRDGKRTEHIRLALERADAAERSHIALALGSPEATEEDAARVRAIVTTTGARAAVHDLVESHLEHGLRAARADLPAPLAEHLADLAGALRHRTR; encoded by the coding sequence ATGCTCACCGCCCAGGTCGCTGCCGCCACCGTCGAGCACGACCTCGGGGCCCGCATCGACGATGCCCTCGGCGACCACGCCGACCTCGCCGCCGGGCACTGGGCCGATGTGGGTCGGCGCACCGCATCCGCGGGCCCCGAGATGGCCGACCTCGTCGCCACGTCGGCGTCGGCGGACGGCGGCAAGTACCTGCGCCCCCGACTCGTGGCCGCCGCCTACCTCGCGCACGGCGGCACCGACCTCGCCCTGCTTCGGCACGTCGCCGGCGCCGTGCAGCTCATCCACCTCGGGCTCTGCGCCCACGACGACGTCGTCGACGGCGATCGCGTGCGCCACGGCCGCCCGAACGTCGTCGGCCACGCCGAGGCGAACGCCCGCTCCACCGGACTCGACGGGCCGGCCTCGACCAGGCAGGGCGAGGCATCCGGAATCCTCTCGGGCGATCTCGCGCTGAACGCGGCGGTGCTCGCCCTCGTCACTGCCCCGGCACCCGAACCGGTTCGCCTGCGCCTCGCGGCCACCGCGCTCGACGCGATCGAGCAGGCCATCGCCGGCGAACTGCTCGACGTTCGCAGCGAGATGCTGCCGCCGGAGCTCAGCCGGCCGCTCGACGTCGCCCGGCTGAAGACGGCCTCGTACAGCGTGACCCTGCCGCTGCAGGTGGGGGCGATCGCCGCGGGCGCCGACGACGTGCCCACCACCTCCGCCATCGAGCGGGTCGGCACGGCGCTCGGCATCGCCTACCAACTCGGCGACGACGACCTCGGGCTGTTCGGCGCGCCCGAGACCACCGGCAAGTCGGTGCTCTCCGACCTGCGCGACGGCAAGCGCACCGAGCACATCCGCCTCGCCCTCGAGCGGGCCGACGCCGCCGAGCGTTCGCACATCGCCCTGGCCCTCGGTTCGCCGGAGGCGACCGAGGAGGATGCCGCCCGCGTCCGCGCGATCGTCACGACCACCGGTGCACGCGCCGCCGTGCACGACCTCGTGGAGTCCCACCTCGAGCACGGGCTCCGCGCGGCCCGCGCCGATCTGCCTGCGCCGCTCGCCGAGCACCTCGCCGACCTCGCCGGCGCGCTCCGCCACCGGACGCGGTGA
- the corA gene encoding magnesium/cobalt transporter CorA, with translation MPVVDNAIYQGGLRVAVPTSLEETFETREEHGGFAWIGLYRPTDAELDALATEFDLHPLAVEDTRKGHQRAKLERYGDSLFVVLRPARYLDAEEEVEFGELHVFIGPDFAITIRHAESPNLARVRQRLESTPELLAKGPEAVLYAVLDEVVDEYSPVDAGLENDIDEIEEQLFSGDPEVTRRIYDLAAEVMEFQRATRPLVGMFDALERGFEKYSVDLELQRYLRDVKDHVIRIVERGDTFRQLLQNALQVHSTLVAQRQNEETKVLSEAAVAQSEQAKKVSSWAAIIFAPTLIAGIYGMNFRFMPELDEPWGYPFALVLMLAFAGLLYGLFKRKGWL, from the coding sequence ATGCCCGTCGTCGACAATGCGATCTACCAGGGTGGCCTCCGAGTCGCCGTCCCGACCTCGCTCGAGGAGACCTTCGAGACGCGCGAGGAGCACGGCGGCTTCGCGTGGATCGGGCTCTACCGCCCGACCGACGCCGAGCTCGACGCGCTCGCCACGGAGTTCGACCTGCATCCGCTCGCCGTCGAGGACACCCGCAAGGGCCACCAGCGGGCCAAGCTCGAGCGCTACGGCGACTCGCTCTTCGTCGTGCTCCGGCCCGCCAGATACCTCGACGCAGAGGAGGAGGTCGAGTTCGGCGAGCTGCACGTGTTCATCGGGCCCGATTTCGCGATCACCATCCGCCATGCGGAGTCGCCGAACCTGGCTCGCGTGCGGCAGCGGCTCGAGTCCACGCCCGAACTGCTCGCCAAGGGCCCGGAGGCGGTGCTCTACGCCGTGCTCGACGAGGTCGTCGACGAGTACTCGCCCGTCGACGCCGGCCTCGAGAACGACATCGACGAGATCGAGGAGCAGCTCTTCTCGGGCGACCCCGAGGTCACCCGTCGCATCTACGACCTCGCGGCGGAGGTCATGGAGTTCCAACGGGCCACGCGTCCGCTCGTGGGCATGTTCGATGCGCTCGAGCGCGGCTTCGAGAAGTACTCCGTCGACCTCGAGCTGCAGCGCTACCTGCGCGACGTGAAGGATCACGTCATCCGCATCGTCGAGCGCGGCGACACCTTCCGCCAGCTGCTGCAGAATGCGCTGCAGGTGCACTCCACGCTCGTCGCGCAGCGGCAGAACGAGGAGACGAAGGTGCTCTCCGAGGCGGCCGTCGCGCAGAGCGAGCAGGCCAAGAAGGTCTCGAGCTGGGCGGCGATCATCTTCGCGCCGACGCTCATCGCGGGCATCTACGGCATGAACTTCAGGTTCATGCCCGAGCTCGACGAGCCGTGGGGCTATCCGTTCGCCCTGGTGCTCATGCTCGCCTTCGCGGGCCTGCTCTACGGGCTGTTCAAGCGCAAGGGCTGGCTGTAG
- a CDS encoding TetR/AcrR family transcriptional regulator, translating to MTQLDLPADTAAADTTTAPRLGRKRDHSRDPEILDAAIEILAETGYEGMTIEMVASRVKAGKATLYRRWPSKAELVLDAVACMKRGDLEAPLPDTGTLRGDLIALIKPRSIAEAEKKLQVMSGLASMLSRSPELADTAYATLVEPRATINRTLFQRALDRGEITGDHDLDTLSVVSAAMASYRLLMLRKPVDREFLLSIIDGVILPALGLAAGDAEATGEGEPAGRRAQG from the coding sequence ATGACGCAGCTCGACCTCCCCGCCGACACGGCGGCCGCAGACACCACCACGGCACCCCGCCTCGGGCGCAAGCGCGACCACTCCCGAGACCCCGAGATCCTCGACGCCGCGATCGAGATCCTCGCCGAGACCGGCTACGAGGGCATGACCATCGAGATGGTCGCAAGCCGGGTGAAGGCGGGCAAGGCCACGCTCTACCGACGCTGGCCCTCGAAGGCCGAGCTCGTGCTCGACGCGGTCGCCTGCATGAAGCGCGGCGACCTCGAGGCCCCGCTCCCCGACACCGGAACACTCCGCGGCGACCTCATCGCCCTCATCAAGCCGCGCTCGATCGCCGAGGCCGAGAAGAAGCTGCAGGTCATGTCCGGGCTCGCGTCGATGCTCTCGCGCTCGCCCGAACTCGCCGACACCGCCTACGCGACGCTCGTCGAACCCCGCGCCACCATCAACCGCACGCTCTTCCAGCGCGCCCTCGACCGCGGCGAGATCACCGGAGACCACGACCTCGACACGCTGTCGGTCGTGAGCGCCGCCATGGCCTCGTACCGCCTGCTGATGCTGCGCAAGCCGGTCGACCGCGAGTTCCTGCTCTCGATCATCGACGGCGTGATCCTGCCCGCGCTCGGCCTGGCGGCGGGCGATGCCGAGGCCACCGGCGAGGGCGAGCCGGCCGGTCGGCGGGCGCAGGGCTGA